A region from the Nonlabens sp. YIK11 genome encodes:
- a CDS encoding phage tail protein: MKKTLLLLAFLTLSSITCQAQEAMIGEIKMFAGNFAPRGWALCNGQLLPINQNSALFSILGTQFGGDGRTTFGLPDLRGRTPVGPGNGPGLSTIQVGQKGGTETHTLSLAEMPSHSHIATGSIPVNTISGDNDEVSPANGVLSNTGDDQYASSASADSMPANVTVGNTGGNQSFDIRNPYQGVHYIIALQGIFPSRN; the protein is encoded by the coding sequence ATGAAAAAAACTCTACTCCTTCTCGCATTTCTAACACTTAGTTCCATCACCTGTCAGGCACAAGAAGCAATGATAGGTGAGATTAAAATGTTCGCTGGTAATTTTGCCCCACGTGGTTGGGCTTTATGTAATGGGCAGCTTCTACCTATTAATCAAAACTCAGCATTGTTTTCTATTCTTGGAACACAATTTGGCGGTGATGGACGCACCACTTTTGGATTACCTGACTTGAGAGGACGTACGCCTGTAGGACCAGGAAATGGCCCAGGTTTATCTACCATTCAAGTAGGGCAAAAAGGAGGTACTGAGACTCACACCTTATCTCTTGCAGAAATGCCTTCTCATTCTCATATTGCTACTGGAAGTATTCCTGTCAACACCATTTCTGGTGATAATGATGAAGTTAGTCCAGCAAACGGTGTATTAAGTAATACTGGTGATGATCAATATGCATCATCTGCATCTGCAGACTCGATGCCAGCAAATGTTACTGTTGGTAATACTGGTGGTAACCAGTCTTTTGATATACGTAACCCTTACCAAGGCGTACATTATATCATCGCCCTTCAAGGTATTTTCCCATCCCGCAACTAG